A genomic region of Streptococcus suis contains the following coding sequences:
- a CDS encoding 1-propanol dehydrogenase PduQ, giving the protein MKIQEFHVGPRFIFGKGAITKISELPIQKAYIICDPFMEQSQMVGKVTEVLRNSGATFKIFSKVVPDPTVQVVSESIAEIRDYKPDTVIALGGGSAMDTAKAVIRVYSETEKTESPYLIAIPTTSGSGSENTAFAVISDPAYNEKIALVDDSMVPNLAILDTTFTKTVPPSVTADAGMDVLTHCIEAYVSNKASDFSDACAEKGIRLTWKYLLEAYKNGDNILAREKMHNASSIAGIAFNNAGLGICHSLSHAIGAFFHVPHGRINAYLLPYVISYNASLEAHGETDVTRRYAEIAEIIGLAKITPTQSVVALISAIKQLSEKMSIPARIEDLGINRAEFESMIPKMAQRVMEDACTPTNPRTVTLGQIEKLYRSLR; this is encoded by the coding sequence ATGAAAATACAAGAATTTCATGTAGGTCCTCGTTTCATTTTTGGAAAAGGAGCTATAACAAAAATTTCAGAATTACCAATTCAAAAAGCCTACATCATTTGTGATCCTTTTATGGAACAAAGTCAAATGGTCGGAAAGGTTACAGAAGTTTTGAGGAATTCAGGAGCTACCTTTAAGATTTTCTCAAAAGTAGTTCCGGATCCGACAGTCCAAGTTGTTTCTGAAAGTATTGCTGAAATTCGAGATTATAAGCCAGACACAGTTATTGCTCTAGGCGGGGGGTCAGCAATGGATACAGCTAAAGCAGTGATTCGTGTATATTCTGAAACAGAAAAAACTGAAAGTCCCTACTTAATTGCAATTCCGACTACAAGTGGATCAGGAAGTGAAAATACAGCTTTTGCTGTCATTTCCGATCCAGCATATAACGAGAAAATTGCCCTGGTAGATGATTCAATGGTTCCAAATCTCGCAATTTTAGACACAACGTTTACCAAGACTGTTCCTCCATCAGTAACAGCAGATGCTGGAATGGATGTATTGACTCATTGTATAGAAGCCTATGTCTCTAATAAAGCAAGTGATTTCTCTGATGCGTGTGCTGAGAAAGGTATTCGGTTAACTTGGAAATATTTGTTAGAGGCATATAAAAATGGAGATAATATACTCGCTCGTGAAAAAATGCATAATGCTTCGTCAATTGCGGGTATTGCATTTAATAATGCTGGTTTAGGTATCTGCCACAGCCTATCCCATGCGATAGGAGCATTTTTCCATGTACCACATGGTAGGATTAATGCCTATTTGTTACCGTATGTAATTTCATATAACGCTTCCTTGGAAGCCCACGGAGAGACGGACGTGACAAGACGATATGCTGAAATTGCAGAAATAATAGGACTTGCAAAAATTACTCCTACCCAGTCAGTTGTAGCACTTATAAGTGCAATTAAACAATTATCTGAAAAAATGTCTATTCCTGCAAGAATTGAAGACCTGGGCATTAATCGGGCAGAATTTGAAAGTATGATTCCGAAAATGGCACAAAGAGTCATGGAAGATGCGTGCACACCAACAAATCCAAGAACGGTGACACTAGGACAAATTGAGAAACTTTATCGGTCGCTGCGTTAA
- the eutJ gene encoding ethanolamine utilization protein EutJ yields the protein MISKKLPKTCDQYVEDFENAEKRPIVKSSRVYYTGIDLGTAYIVLVVLDENRNIVAGAHRSANVIKDGMIVDYIGAIQIVRELKDTLEKQLQTELVYASAALPPGTGVLDGGVIKNVVQGAGFELTALLDEPTAANTIVGLENGAIVDIGGGTTGISILKDGEVVKTVDEATGGTHFTLVISGAYQLSFEEADDYKRNNANHGELLSVLKPVVEKVASIINNHIKGYDVNIIYLVGGTSCLTGIETIIEKETGIRTVKPRNPMFVTPIGIAMNCSENIIY from the coding sequence ATGATCTCAAAAAAATTACCTAAAACATGTGATCAGTATGTAGAGGATTTTGAAAATGCTGAGAAAAGACCTATCGTCAAGAGTAGTAGAGTCTATTATACAGGAATTGATTTAGGTACGGCCTATATCGTCTTAGTTGTCCTTGATGAGAATAGAAATATCGTAGCTGGGGCTCATCGTAGCGCAAATGTTATCAAAGATGGGATGATAGTCGACTATATCGGAGCTATTCAAATTGTCAGAGAGTTAAAGGATACTCTGGAAAAACAATTGCAAACGGAACTGGTTTATGCATCGGCTGCGTTGCCTCCTGGAACAGGTGTTTTGGATGGTGGAGTCATTAAAAATGTTGTTCAAGGAGCAGGCTTTGAACTAACGGCTTTGTTAGATGAACCAACGGCTGCAAATACAATAGTTGGTCTTGAAAATGGGGCCATTGTAGATATCGGAGGAGGAACAACAGGTATATCCATCTTAAAAGATGGAGAAGTTGTGAAAACTGTTGACGAGGCCACTGGTGGAACACACTTTACATTGGTAATATCTGGGGCATATCAATTGTCGTTTGAAGAAGCAGATGATTATAAACGTAATAACGCTAATCATGGAGAGCTCCTCAGCGTATTAAAACCAGTTGTTGAGAAAGTTGCCAGTATAATAAATAACCATATTAAAGGATATGATGTCAATATTATTTATTTAGTTGGTGGTACTAGTTGTTTAACAGGAATTGAAACAATTATTGAAAAAGAAACAGGAATTCGAACGGTTAAACCTCGAAATCCTATGTTTGTTACCCCAATTGGAATTGCAATGAATTGTAGTGAAAATATTATATATTAG
- a CDS encoding EutN/CcmL family microcompartment protein, translating to MLVAELVDTIWATRKSDALSGVKFLLAKVVGGSRAGEIMVVVDMIGAGIGDRVIVATGSAARRMMENDQMPVDAAVIGIVDENYNQIKQQSGEMNRFLE from the coding sequence ATGTTAGTTGCAGAATTAGTAGATACTATTTGGGCTACTAGAAAATCAGATGCCTTAAGCGGTGTAAAATTTTTGCTAGCAAAGGTAGTTGGTGGTAGCCGTGCAGGCGAGATTATGGTTGTTGTTGATATGATTGGTGCTGGTATAGGTGATAGGGTTATTGTTGCGACAGGCTCTGCAGCTCGTCGCATGATGGAAAATGATCAGATGCCAGTTGATGCTGCAGTTATAGGAATTGTTGACGAGAATTACAATCAAATTAAACAGCAGAGTGGCGAAATGAATCGATTTTTGGAATAG